The DNA sequence ttttgttaTGCTAACCTTTAGCAACTAATGGAATCTGACAGCCTGCTTTCTAGTGGGATTTGACTagtgaatccaaaaaaaatctcattctgaAGTTTTTTCGTATGAGGTATGTGATGTTATACTGAAGAGTTATGGTACCACTAGTCTGATTTTCATAACCGTGTGTTTCCCTCCATCAGGACTATCTGGATCTCGCAGCTTCCACGCCAGCAGACGCCCTGCTGTATGACGACTCCCTCTCTGAAGAGGACACACCTTTAGTGGACTGTAGTAACGCCCCTCTCCCTCGAACCCTCCCCTCCACTTGGATTGAAAACAAGCTCTATGGTAGAATTTCCCATGCATTTACTCGATTCTAATACAGGGAACAAAATCAATTTATGTTTTTGCCTTCCATAGGAAGTGCTGTGATTGTGCTAACGGCATGGCTGCCACTGACTTATGAATACTGTTGATGTTTAATAAATTCAGTTAGTGCTGTAGTGTCTGGATCTAGGGATCAGATGTTTCATTTGGACCTGCTTCCGATGTACTCTACTATTTGAAATATTCCTTTTAAAAAGCTTTAATGTACAAGCATAAAATCCACATACACAAAACTTAACGTGTATTATGTATATTAAGATGTGTCTCATGATTTACATCATATGTGAATTTTCTACTTCTTTGCAGCACTTTAGGTTAAGTTTTACATTTGAAACAGGTCCCGTGTGCTCTGGATGTGCTCGCTCTGTAATATTCTGAACATATTACAGAAAATGAGTGTTTACAGTAGATGGAGTCAGTTCTGAAAGCAGTAAGGCTTTTGaattaaactcttttttttagaTCATATATCAAGATATGCAAGACTCAGTTAGCTCTCCCCAAAATGATGGCATTAACAGTGAGCAATAAAACGGCCAGCAGTAAGGCACTTGCTATGCAGACACTCCTTGATGTCAGTTATTTCTGGGAGTACACAAAAAACCTTTTAGTAGAGTAGTACTGGTTATCtgtttcatttaaaatgattgtaTATAAACTGGCAAAGACAACAGCAGTAACAATACTGATGTCATGATGATGTCATAGAATAGACGGTGTCACCAAAGTGGAATCTTGACATGAATGACCAAAAAGCACTCAAAGGACCAAAGAATGATTTCATGTTTCTACCACACGCTCAAACGACATGTCATTCATGCTGTTTAATGCTCAAAAGCTGAGCTGAGTTTCGTTTGAGAGCCTTACTGTCTGGACTTAATGCTTCCTCAGTGCAGAAAAATGATATGTTCTCGTTTTTAGGCATGTCATACCCGAACTGGCCAGAGAAGAGCCCGGTACCGCTCAACAGACTCGATGCCACTAACCCTGTCTTTACAAGATATGCCAATGATAGTGTTTATGCAAACTGGATGGCTTTGCATTCTCCCGCAAAAATCGTGGACACGCTCGATAGTTAAATAGGCAAACCAAAATCAGTGGTGGAAAAGACATGGGGGTGGGGagatgtgtatatttatatgataCTGTATATATGTCGTTTGATGATAAAGTCGGTTCCCTTTTATTTCTGCTGTTGTGTAGAAGATGAGAGGATGCTTCAAGCAGCTCATAGGTGATTGTTACCACAAGGCCCTGTGTTGGCTGTGTTGTATCACTGCATGACTCTGTACAGTTAAATGTCAATGTTTAAGTGCCTGTGCCGCTTCTGTTAGAAAACACCAGTTATAAATGCATGACCGAGACAATCTTGGTCCCACTCCAGGAATTAAAGGGAGCTTCTTTACCAtcacttactgctgcaaatattgGATATgtttttttgggggaaaaaagcaGAGTTCGTTTCATCTTGATTATGTGTCAGGATATGACAAAAtcaattactttttgtttttttaaatgttcatattttgcTCTGTGGTAACTACGAGTTATAAATATTGCCATAATTGATATGTATAATTTAATGTCATATGGTGATTTAATTTTCATTGTGCAACAATAACTATAATACATAAAACTGAGTGTGATTCCTCATTATGTTGTCAGAACTTTACTTTTCAATCAATAAAACTGTTAGGAGATGTCAAGGTTTAATTTCTATGcgtgtttatttttaatgctatttCTGTCTCAGACTTCATTAAAGAGTAACAAAGAATGTGGTAACTTAGATTTAAAGATTCAAATGTGGTAATTTTGTTCATCCTCCTGACATCCTAAGTTTTGAGGCATGGATTTTATAAAATGAATCAATTAATGAATAATTTTAAAAGCAAGTTCAAAGTACCCTGTGTAAATACGTAAATTGGCATTAAACCATCAGTGTGATATTTcattcagtttgttttgttttgctctatgaaTAGGAAGATTTATTTAAATGGGACTCACATTAATCGTTTTTCCTGGTGTAAGAAAAAATACAAACCTCTACACGACATACCGTTTTAAAGAAAATACGTTGGTTAATCTTCAAAGTAGAATTTCAAAAGTGGCGATAATTATGAATTTAGTTAACCATAGGTTATAACGATTTGTAAAACATGCAGACGGCAGactggcttttattttgaaattcttCGGTTCATAGCGGAAGTAACATGCGTTTTTTATTGTGCTCACTTTGATGCCCCGTGGCTTTCTGTTCCTACATTTATTATGCTCGGTTTTCTTTTGAACAGTGGTTACCGAAAGCCGCATACAGTCACAACTACCGAGGTAAGTGTCGCACATTTCCTTCCGTGTTTATTTagttatgtttttaaaacaaattcaacCTCGACGTATTCTTCCACAAATTATATTGGAAACgttaaaatgttcttgtgtgtACAGCAAAAGGTTGCCATAGATCAGACGGCCAGATGTTTCCCTGTGCGCGTTAACTTAATTAGTATTATTCAGAGTCTTAGGTGCTTGTTTATAATAAGGCGCAAGCATGTAACGTTAACGTATGAGGAAGAATAGCGTTATACATATTTGTACATGTGCATAAAATTCATACAGTGTATGGGGTAACGTTAATATACGTACAGTCAGTCCTCAAAATAAACAGCGTGATCTGATCAGGAGTTCGACCCCGCTTAAAACTCGGCTAACGTTACTTGCCATATTAATAAATACTTGTGtatgaaatattgatattttttttttttttgataaaacttTAGTTATCTTTAACGTCTTATTTTTAGATTATTCATTCTAATTTTCGATCCGAATTATTGTAGTTACGTAGACTGCAACGTTACGTCAACCTAGAAAACcttttacaatattatttcaatatatgtatgtgtgtatctatctatctatatcaaTTATTATAATCTCTTTTTAGATAAATTATTTATCTTAGAAGAGGAATATTGAGCAAGCAGGATGACAGGTTGTTATTTACACATCTCTGAGGAGTCTGAGTTTGTTCAGTGTGCTGTAGTGTGAGAGGAGCATGATTACAAGAAAAATGTGACACTACCGCGCTCCCTCCGATTACTTGGGAATGGAATCATGTGAAAGACTTCATCCTTCTTAAAGGTTACATCTTGTCAGGGTGAGAATGCAAAACGGTGGCCGGTAAAGAGCACCCTGCCTCTCAGATATGCCCAGGCGGGGGCTTCCTCTGCAGGGACGGGCACGCTGGCTTCTTCTGGGGATATTTTTGCTCTTGGTACTTCTGATGTTTGCTTACCTGCTGGAGTGCACGCCGCCTGCGTATGTAAGCCAGGTGCTGCCAGGCCTGGGAGGAGATCCATATGGAAAGGAGTATTACCAGGCCCTCCAGCAGGAGCAGGAAGAGCGGCATCTCAGCCGAGCAGCCAGCCTCAAGAGACAGATCGCGCAGCTCAAACAAGAACTCCAAGAGATGGGCGAGAAACTGAGAGTGCTTCAAGAAAAAAAGGAGGGTCCCGGACCGCAGAGCCTGATTGATGGCAGAGATCAAGAGCCTGGTGACCTCTTGGAGTACTTGCACTCACAAATCGACAAGGCAGAGGTGAACACAGGAGCGAGGCTGCCGAGCGAGTATGCACTGGTGCCCTTCGAGAGCTTCACCACCACAAAAGTGTACCAGCTGGAAATGGGCCTGACACGCCATCCTGAGGAGAAGCCTGTGCGGAAGGACCGGAGGGATGACCTGGTGGAGGTGATAGAAGCAGGTTTGGATATTATTAATAACCCAGAGGAAGATGACGGACAGGAGGACAACATCCCCATGCAGAGGCAGACGTTCACTGAAAGCCATTTTTTTGAAGGTAAAAGCTGTTTTAGAGGAAGTATGCACTACTTTATGTGCTTAACGCACCATGTGGTTAGGGATTTGTGTGTACTTAACAGCACTTGTTGTATTTGAGAATAATAAAGGTGGTGTGACCTTTGCACGgcacaaaatattcagtaacTCAAGCTGCTCTTGTGTACTTGCTATGCTTGGCAGGACTCTACAGAACCGAGAGGGACAAAGGCACACTGTATGAGCTCTACTTCACTAAAGAGAATTCTCATGAGTACCGTCACGTCACCCTCTTTCGTCCGTTCGGGCCCCTCATGAAAGTGAGGAGCACGTCTGTAGACACCGCCAGCACCGTCATTAACATCATAGTGCCGCTGTCAGGCCGCATTGAAGGCTTTGTTCAGTTCTTGCACAACTTCAGGTGAGGAGGTCACTGTAGAATTTGTAGATATTTTggggatttatatatattttttttaaaaatgtgttttttttttcaattagctTTTGCACTGAAAACAAAAGTTTAGTGAAGCACAGATTACACAGAACTTACTTTCAAATCGAGCAGTGGCAAATTGCAACTTCTATAAGgagaatttttacatttttatacatgaATAACTCCCAATTGTGCAGATTCATATTGACATTTCAAACAAAGAAATGTGACCGAGCATGTAAGAGAGATTCGGGGAATGCGTTTCAGTGTGTTTTAGTGTGCTGCAGATAATATGGTTGAACTTCTAAAGTTGTGTGGGTAGCAGCAACACAGAGCCTGATGTTACACAGTTTTATAAGGGAATGTTTCCCAGTGTGGTTTTCCCTTTGGAAGTTTTGGAAATGTTGTGATCAGAGAATGTTTTCTGTTGGCAGGGAGGTTTGTATACAGCAGGACAAGCGGGTGCATCTCACAGTGGTGTATTTTGGGCAGACAGGCTTGCAGGAGGTGAAGGCGTCTCTGAGGAAAATGTCCAGGTTTGAGCTTtgcaaatattcatattttatgtgCACAGTGTGGTAGCTGGAATGTTCTTTATTAGAATGGTAATTTGCTTGACTAGCAGAAAAtattcttgcttttttttttttttttattgagtaaGGTACATAATCTTTTCATGATCTCCAGTGAGGAAAACTTCAGTAAATACACTCTGATCCCTGTGGATGAGGAGTTTTCACGTGGCCGTGGTCTGGACATTGGAGCTCACGCGTGGGAGCAGGGCGAGGATGTGTTGATGTTCTTCTGTGATGTTGACATctacttcacactggactttctTAGCACCTGTCGTCTCAATACAGCTCCAGGTCTGTCGTCTCAACAAGCATTTATATCTGAAAATTCATGGATCCATTACTAGATAAAACATCTGTATTTCTTCCATTGTTGTTTAATTGCACTAAAGGATTTCGTTTTCTAACTAAGCagtaataatattagtaataataggATTTGTTGTCATGGGCAATTTTCATGtctcaatattttttataaactaaaaggtttataataaaaatacagcgtTCCATgttatttcataataaaagtgtttttttttttctccctccctGGAAGGCAAACGAGTTTTCTATCCGGTGGTTTTCAGTTTGTACAATCCAGCTATAGTTTATGGAAATCTTGAGTTTCCGCCCCCCATTGAGAATCTGCTGGTATGtacatcaagattttttttttttctatgaaaataCATCTTTGTAGAATGAAAGGCTTTCAATTGATATAAAGGTGAATAATGCTATTTACATATTGTATGCTGTTTATAGATTCATAAGAAAGATGCCGGATTCTGGAGGGATTTTGGATTTGGCATGACTTGTCAGTATCGCTCCGACTTCCTCAGCATTGGTAAGTCTGTATTTTAATGTGGAAAAAGTTTAGATTtataacaatatacattttttatcatttcaaatttGTCCGTAATTTGAATTTGTAACTCTTCTTGTTGTaagtaaactgaaataattaatcaatacaaacatttattccagctttatttaaaatcagtgcgtCAAATACttcaaattacaataaaatatcttTTGCTCgttgttttgaataaataaactCACAGTTCCTCTTTTCTAGGAGGATTTGATCTGGAAGTGAAAGGCTGGGGTGTAGAAGATGTGCACTTGTACAGGAAGTATCTACGGAGTGATCGGATTGTGATCCGCACGCCTGTATCAGGCCTCTTCCACCTGTGGCATGAGAAGATGTGTGCAGATGAACTGACCCCAGAACAGTACCGCATGTGCATCCGGTCCAAGGCCATGAATGAGGCGTCACACTCTCACCTGGGCATGCTGGTGTTCAGGAAGGAGATCGAGACTCACCTTCGAAAGCAGGCCTACAAAACCCAGAGCAGACCAGCAGAATGAATTGGCTACAGAAACACCAATACAGAGCACAACTTTGTTGACATAACAATGAAGAAATAGGTCAAATGGACATTTTTGGTATTATTTGAACAACAAGTCAATTCTAAATAATAACCTATGGAttacagaagaaataaaaaaaaaaatgacatgagtGTGGTGGAAGGATGGTACTGATCGGAATTTAATTTAGGTTCTGGAATAGTTTGCTTTAATGCCAATTTAAATTTGAGGTGTTATGCACTTAGAAGGACTTATTAACTACATGTGAACAATGATCATTAGGGAAATGAGATCCTGAAGATGACCTGAAATGCAGAGAAATTGTTAGGGCCTCGTTCATGAAAAACAGTTTTTGCAAATAATTACCAGAGCcatactttacatttttatattatttaatttctattgaaaatatatccactctgACAAAAAGGGAGATCAATTTCAAAAAAGGGCAATTATCTACAGATGAATGTGGTTAAACTTGCTGTGCTGGATTTCTACTGATCGCAATGTCTGTGTTGGAACAGTTTTCAGACTTTGAGAAAATTCTTCCATGTGTTTTAGGTAGCATGGATCCGATATGCATTTTGATGCGTGTATTGTTTACTTTTGCACCATGTGTGAGGTCACTGGTCAGTGCCATAGCACTAACAGTCAGGGGTTTATGATACAGTGTCATAAATTTCCTAATATATACTGAAGATAACTGTGATGAACTATAAAGCCAGAGCAACACCATAGCTACTAACAGTTCAGTTTATTATCACGTGTTGGATGTAGTTTTTACACACCATAGTGATTTCTTCACTAACTCTAGATAATAAAGGTTTTTTTAATACCATTTGCAATTGCACTCAAACATTCCCAGCTCTATAAGCTACGAAAATGCCATTTTAAACCTTTGTGGTGGTACTGAAATCCACTATTATAAATTCTTAATTTAAGACACATGGGATAATACAagtgtattcattttaatatagactacaagaatataaaataaaacaaagaaagtccaagttgaaaacagtttaaaatgttcttttatcTTCAAAGTAATGTGATTTCTGATGACTGAGGAGTTTTAATGAGCATTACATCAGTGCACTGGCTGATCTGGGTGTATGTTCATGGTCTTGTAAATTTCCTTGAGGAGAAGCAGAGCTGTATCTTCAGATTCCCTGAGGAAAGAGACAAAAGAATCTGTTTGTAAAACACCACGACAATGCAAGGACATGATATTAAGGAACATCACATACCAGTAACACAGATGACTTTGGAGTGCAAACAGGTATTCGTTGAAGCTCTCGATGGGTTTCTCTTGCAGGACGTAGTCGATGCGATTCCCTCCATTCAGCATGCCCACTTTTACTTGTGTCTCTTCCTTCTGAGGTTCAGGACTCTCGACCATCTTATCCTCCTCTGCAAACAAACAACGAGATTTCGATGTTGAGCTTGAGCTGAAGTGTGCACACTTAAATGACGAAACGTAAAGGGTAAGATGATATTCAGTGGGGTTTACTTACCTTCCCCTTGCTGCTTTTCCTCTTCTGCTTTGATTTGACTGGCGACCATGGCAAGCTGTTCATGCAGTTGAGCAGACGAGGTGTGAGCGCGAGCAAACTCATTCAGAGTCTGCCATGCACTCTTCAGAGAGCTGATGAAGCCTTGCTTTAGGTCAGAGCCCATCTTGGATAAACTCTCTTTTAATTCTGGACAAAAGACGCACACAAAATACATCAAATATCACactactaaaatatttaaatgcatggaaTGCACAGAAATGGTCAAATACACACCGAGATGAAGCCTCTTTCTCCCTTTATGATGTGGGATCAAAACTGGCTCCAGCTCAATGTCAGGTAATATCATGGGTTCAATTCTGTATGCAACTGGATCCAGCTGAGTGTACAATAACAATGCATTAGCTACATACCTAACAGTGAGAATGTTAAAAGTTAAAAACACTTAGTCCTAAACcattttggttttcaaaagatcCGATGCTGTTGTAGAGAAACAGTAGACAAGTTAAGACACCACGTACTGGATGGTAGATATTGAAGAACCCTTTGCAGGTGGGAAGCTGGTAAGATTCTTCGATTTTCTCCACTCCACGCACTGTCAGAAACATTCCGATTGGAGAACCGAGAGCAAAGAAATTCACCGGTTCAAAGTCCAGAGCATGATATACCACCGACACCTGGAGAAGAACATCCAAGATTGCAGAGCATGTTCGCATATCAGACCCACAATCAGGTTCTTCTCACAAGATACCTTCATTCAAGCATCTTGATCCATAGAGGAATTTGAAATGGTGTAAGTTTGAGCTTTACCTGCCCTGTGCCTATTTCAAAATAGTTGTAATCCACATGGATTGAGGACTTGGTCCTTCCCACTGGCAGTTTGCTGATGGCAGGATCTGGCGCTGGCTCTGTCTGAATGGGAGGTTGGGTCTCTTTCTCTATGGTCTTCTCTTTCACAGCCTTTCGGGCCGCCTGCCAAGAAACAAATGTGTTTCAAAATGTCACATGAAAATGGCCGAATAAAAAGGACAAACACTACCAGATGCAATATAAAGACGACTGAAAACATGCCTGTTTTGCAGACTTCTCTTTGACAAAATTGGCAAGTTTTTTACGTGGCCCCAGAGGAATACTCATTTCCTTCAGATCATCTATTGTGCACAACAGCTGCAACAGAGATGAAGAAAAAGCCGTGAGTTGCTGCTTATtctgtttaaaacaaaacaaaaactaaatacaatttaaaatgctcTCACAAGAGACTCAACATCAATCTTCTCAGTTTCAAAGGTACTCAGATATTCAGACAACcccaacatctccagaactgatgACATGCTGCCaatctcctcttcttcctctttagACTCTTCCTCAGCAGCCGCTGCAGTAGGCACTTCATTGGCCTGGACGACGGGACTTACCTACAgcaattaaacaatattaaaaggTTTATAAGCCATCTTAAACATCCACAGATAAAGGCTGTGTGTTCCTGGGATGCCACGAAACAGAACATGTCATATGTTGAGCATTTTATGGTTAtcatcaatcaaaatgtactgatACCGGTTTCACATTAGGCAGAGCATTTCCATCGGTCACTGGACCTGAAGAAGGTGAGCCGGTCTTCTGATTGGACAGCAGATCAAAAAGTATCAAAGAACCTACAGATCAGGGGAAATAATTAACTGAAAGAAAACTGTAATAAGACATTATCAATTCTAGTTCAGTTCAGtacatgatgtttttttttttagttaaagcaTGTAAAAGCAAAAGATTCTCACCCAAGCTGTGTCCAGACACGGACACTCTGCCTTTGAAGTCTGGGTTTCTGTGCATGAAGAGTGCATGTAAGCGGTTGATCTCAAAAGCAACCGTGTCCATAATGGTCTGGCAGTAGGTTGGACTGTTGTAGAAGAGGACATCTAAGAGAGTTTCATTAGTAAAGTGACGCAAACGACCTGTGCTGGGCAGAGTAATCTTCTTTATCCTCCTAGATGATTACAAACATAAAAGacagaaatatttttgtaaaaaaaaaaaaaacataaaaaacaagatGATGTGATAATACAGAACAGTATGGAGATTTCAAGAGCATTTCATAGCTCAACGAAACAGGTTTATTAAGAAAAGAGTTCCTAAATGTTGCCGGCagtgtaaggaattattattattattacattttcggAGCAACAAattttcattgcttttttttttgtttttgttttttcacagagggatataagcaaaaaaaaaaaaaaatttagtatttaataaatcaacattgtggcaaaggtgaattttcatttaaatCCAGTCTATATTTCCTCCATTTAATCCATTCTGTCTGATCCTTCAGAACTCAATCTAATATGCCaaattgctgctcaagaaacatcttatttatttcaatgttgaaaatggttgtggtgcttaatattttgggggaaaatgtgatttttttaagagtagatttttattcaaaattctttaaagaatagaaagaacagcaaaatatatatatatacacatatatacaaaaaaaataaaaataaatcttccaTAACATCATAAAtctctttactatcacttttgatcagttaaatcacaaacctttgaatggtaatgtatacttttaatataatttaccatatattatatttatatttaaaacttatTGTTGGCTGAAGGGACCATACAAAagaaacagcaaaaacaaaaatggaaacACTAGGTTTAGGTCTCATATACAGCATTAAAGTAAAACTTCTCTTGAATGTGTCTAAACGTTCTACCTGTCAACTCCTGTAGCATCACCGTGCAGAGCCGTGTGCCACTGCACAGGCAAAAACTCCACACGACTAATCAGATGATCATCACGGGCCTTCTTGAAATGACTCTGCAACAACTTCAGGGACACGCTGCGGAAGTCATCCACTGCgagcacaaacacacagtttgACTGAAGCACAATATATACTGTCTAAGGATCCACACAAAAACAGTAGGATTTGTTTCTACTAAAACAACTGGCTTAAACTGTGACTTTCTAACTGAAAAGACAAATGTGTATTCATCTGGAGTCTAAATTGGTGGAACATACCACACTCCACCATGCTCCTAAACCTCAGGTCACAGACGGGGCC is a window from the Carassius gibelio isolate Cgi1373 ecotype wild population from Czech Republic chromosome A13, carGib1.2-hapl.c, whole genome shotgun sequence genome containing:
- the LOC128026198 gene encoding chondroitin sulfate N-acetylgalactosaminyltransferase 2-like; translation: MPRRGLPLQGRARWLLLGIFLLLVLLMFAYLLECTPPAYVSQVLPGLGGDPYGKEYYQALQQEQEERHLSRAASLKRQIAQLKQELQEMGEKLRVLQEKKEGPGPQSLIDGRDQEPGDLLEYLHSQIDKAEVNTGARLPSEYALVPFESFTTTKVYQLEMGLTRHPEEKPVRKDRRDDLVEVIEAGLDIINNPEEDDGQEDNIPMQRQTFTESHFFEGLYRTERDKGTLYELYFTKENSHEYRHVTLFRPFGPLMKVRSTSVDTASTVINIIVPLSGRIEGFVQFLHNFREVCIQQDKRVHLTVVYFGQTGLQEVKASLRKMSSEENFSKYTLIPVDEEFSRGRGLDIGAHAWEQGEDVLMFFCDVDIYFTLDFLSTCRLNTAPGKRVFYPVVFSLYNPAIVYGNLEFPPPIENLLIHKKDAGFWRDFGFGMTCQYRSDFLSIGGFDLEVKGWGVEDVHLYRKYLRSDRIVIRTPVSGLFHLWHEKMCADELTPEQYRMCIRSKAMNEASHSHLGMLVFRKEIETHLRKQAYKTQSRPAE
- the LOC128026197 gene encoding SEC23-interacting protein, yielding MADRKVNNIPSSSANLLFSAAPEFNFSLPFIPVSQATGPAVLSGDDASEVGEEDSFLGQTSSAAPQASTFNYFSNTTNSSDPFASIGQQPCPPPAATVIPSTTSPMPASTAANLPLNPPMSHMNPVQQYGSVTNQIPVGTYTHPPNAPTPPPPTQSSQQSYNPYRHTAASSKASPYLMAPELQQQPPSQTPQHLNPYSQTTPAPSFQTPHTAFTKPPPTQIPPPPTTANMTGPLVPANSMVPYAYNVYEPVQPHWFYCKQVESKMVWLPFSILDSICLEETFNSVQPDPENVIVCTDGGRYDVQLYDRARTAVYWEEEPTEVRRCTWFYKGDTDSRFIPYSEEFSEKLEAEYKKAVTTNQWHRRLEFPSGETIVMHNPKVIVQFQPSAMPDEWGTTQDGQTRPRVVKRGVDDDQDEVTDGEMPQVDHLVFMVHGIGPVCDLRFRSMVECVDDFRSVSLKLLQSHFKKARDDHLISRVEFLPVQWHTALHGDATGVDRRIKKITLPSTGRLRHFTNETLLDVLFYNSPTYCQTIMDTVAFEINRLHALFMHRNPDFKGRVSVSGHSLGSLILFDLLSNQKTGSPSSGPVTDGNALPNVKPVSPVVQANEVPTAAAAEEESKEEEEEIGSMSSVLEMLGLSEYLSTFETEKIDVESLLLCTIDDLKEMSIPLGPRKKLANFVKEKSAKQAARKAVKEKTIEKETQPPIQTEPAPDPAISKLPVGRTKSSIHVDYNYFEIGTGQVSVVYHALDFEPVNFFALGSPIGMFLTVRGVEKIEESYQLPTCKGFFNIYHPLDPVAYRIEPMILPDIELEPVLIPHHKGRKRLHLELKESLSKMGSDLKQGFISSLKSAWQTLNEFARAHTSSAQLHEQLAMVASQIKAEEEKQQGEEEDKMVESPEPQKEETQVKVGMLNGGNRIDYVLQEKPIESFNEYLFALQSHLCYWESEDTALLLLKEIYKTMNIHPDQPVH